Genomic window (Chryseobacterium sp. H1D6B):
GGGAAGAGTTACTAAACCAATTATGGATTGATGCTGAAAAGTTTGCCGCTTTATTAGAACAAATGCCGGATTCTAAAATGGATGAAGTTTTTGTAGATGAAAAATATGGGACCTACAGAAGAAATATCGATGGGATGATTGAGCACAGCTATTATCATTTAGGACAGATTACTTTAATTAAAAAGCTTTTGAATAATCAATAAATTTTGATTTTCAATCTATAGTATATTGACTAGGGGGTGATGATAACCTGAGTTTTTATTTTTTTTACTTAGCGAGACAAAATTAAAATCGATCCGCAGTCTATCTCAAACCTTATAAACCTCAGCATAACTCCACATTTGAGGTCTTATTTTAATTACTTATCTTTAAAAAAAAATTTAAATGAAAAAGTCGATTGCAGTCATTTTTGCGTTTATCATTTCTCAATTTCAGGCTCAGCAGAATGCTTATTATCAGCAGGCAGCCAAATATAAAATGGATATTGATGTAAACGCAGAAAAATTTACTTACCAGGGAAACCAGACATTAACCTATACGAATAACTCTCCGGATGAATTGGATGTAGTATATTTCCATTTATATTGGAATGCTTTTAAACCCAATTCTATGATGGATCAGAGGGTTGCTGCTCAAGGGAAAAATGGTGATTCCAGACTGCAGAAAGACGGAATTTCAAGACTCGCTTCTATTCCTAAAGATCAGGAAGGAGCACAAAATATACATTGGATCAAACAGAACGGAAAAGACCTGAAGTTTGAAATTCAGGAAACAATCATGAAGGTGTATTTAAATGAACCGATCAAACCGAATTCAACCACAACTTTCACCATGGACTGGGATGCTGTAATCCCTCAGCAGATCCGAAGAAGCGGAAGAAACAACAGGGAAGGTGTTGATATGACGATGACCCAATGGTATCCTAAAATTGCAGAATATGATTATGACGGATGGGCAACTTTCGATTATATAGGAAGAGAATTTCATGCTCCGTTTTCTGATTTTGATGTTACCATTAAAATTGACAAAGATTACGTGATCGGCGCAGGAGGAACTCTTGAAAACCCAACAGAGGTAAAAGGATATGATCCTAATGCAAAAATCAAAGCTGAAAAGAATAAAAAAGCAACTTGGAAATGGACGGCTCAAAATATGCTGGATTTCGCATGGAGCGCAGACCGTGATTATTCAATAGATGCTTTTCAGGTTCCGGATGGGCCGAAAGTGTATCTGGTTTATCAAAAAAATGATAAAACAAAAGCTTGGGGTGAAGCGCAGCCTTATATTACAAAATATTTCCAGATCATGAATTCGCATTTCGGGAAATATGTGTATCCGTCATATGCATTCATTCAAGGCGGTGACGGCGGTATGGAGTACGGTATGTGCACGATGATTTTAGGAGAGTCTAAAAATATTGAAGATTTGATGGGCCTTGTAGCGCACGAAGGCTCCCATTCATGGTTTCAGCAGATGATTGCTACTAATGAAAGTATGCGCCCTTGGATGGACGAAGGTTTTACAAGCTATGCGGAAGGGTACGTGATGTATCAGTTATTTCCTCCGAAAGATCAGATTCCAAATCCTTTTGCAGAAAGATTAGATGCTTACAGGAACTTTATTAAAAAAGGAATTGAAGAACCCGCTGTCTGGCTGGGAGATCATCATGACAATGGAACAGCTTATACTTATTCTACCTACATAAAAGGAGAACTGTACCTTGTGGAGCTGGGATATATTATGGGAGAAGAGAACCTTTCAGAAACTATGAAGCAGTATTTCCAGAACTGGAGTATGAAGCATCCTACAGACAGAGACTTTCTTCATATTGCACAAAAAGTTTCAGGAATGGATCTTAAATGGTTCCATCACTACTGGATCAATACAACAAAAACTATTGATTACGGAATTAAGGATGTAAAATACGACGCAAAATCTACAACAATAACTCTCGTAAATAACGGCCAGGTTCCAATGCCGATTGATTTCAGTGTGATAACGAAGGACAAAAAAATTGTAACCTATCAGATCCCGACAAACCTTACCCACACCTGGAAAAAGAAAGATGTTTATGGTGATTTGAAAACTATGGATTACTGGCCTTGGACACAGAAGGAATATACTATAACAGTTCCGTATACTAAATCTCAATTAGCTGTTTTAGGAATTGATTTCAGCCAGAGACTAGCAGATGTGAATATGGAAGATAACTTTGTAGAAGTTAAATAATCAAAATAAAAGAAGGAGTATTGAAAAATACTCCTTCTTTCTTTAATGACTTGCAAAATTTATTGAAGACCGGTACAGCCATAGATAGGAATCAAGCAGCTTGGTGTAGCACAAGGATCTGATGGACATATATTTCCCTGGCATATTGCTGGTAAGGTGGTTTTAGGCACACGGCAGTTTACAGTTCCTCCTAATATGGATCTTAATCCATCTCTTGAAATTTCTTTTAAATTTTTCATGATGATTTTTTTTTAAAGTTTGGTTTTAATGTTTTGATAATCAAATTTATAATAATGTGGAACAGTAGGGAAGCAGGAATCAGCAGGTGTTCATTCAGGTCTAGTAAGTGTGCTTGTATTTCCCTTAAATGTGATTTTATGTAATTTAAAACATCACTTAAAAATTAATATTTTTATTAAACCAAAGAATATGGGACTGAATGAAGCTTTTTTTGTGTAAAAACTTTATTTTTACAACGATTTTTTATGCTAAAAGAAATAAAAATTTAAATGAATTCTATCGTAATTAATGTAGGAAACAGCAATATCAGATTTGGTCTTTTTGATGATGACAATTGTGATATCTCATGGGTGATCAATACAAAGCCTTATAGAACAGCTGATGAGTTATATGTCCAGATGCTGATGCTGTATCAGACCTATAAAATTGAACCAAAAGAAATAACTAAAATCATTATAGGATCAGTGGTACCTCAGCTTACTAAAGTCGTAAGTGCAGCCATAAAAAAAATTCACGGTATTCTTCCTGTTATTGTAGACAGGAGCACACCTTCAGGAGTTCAGGCGAAATCTAAGCAGATGGGAACAGATATTTATGCAAACCTTGTAGCAGCCCATAATATGTACCCTGACAGGAAAAAGATCATTTTGGATTTTGGTACAGCTCTTACAGCAAGCTGTGTTGCAGAAACCGGTGAAACTTTAGGGGTAATTATCGCTCCTGGAATTATAACATCTTTAAATTCTTTGATCAGCCAGACTGCCCAGCTTCCAGAAATTGAACTGAAGAAGCCCAAAACTGTTCTTGGATTAGATACTGTTGCCTGCATGCAGAGCGGAATGGTTTACGGATTTTTAGGAATGGTAGAAGGTTTTATAGACCGTATTAATGATGAGGTAAATGACGACTGCTTTGTCATTGCTACGGGTGGTGTTTCTCATGTATATAAACCATTAACAGATAAAATACATATCACAGACAGACTTCATACTTTAAAAGGGCTTTATTTTTTAGGAAAAGATCTATAATGAAAGAATTTCCAGTTTTACTAACCCAAAGATTGATTCTTTCACAATTGAATGAGTCGGATATCCCCTTTATTACTGAATACCTTCAGGACAAAATTTTCTCTGAGCTTACGTCTAATATTCCTTATCCTTACACCGAAGAAGACGCTGAATTCTGGCTTAAAATGTCACGTGAAGCTTTTAGTAATAAAACCGGATATACTTTTGCAGTTCGGGATAAAGAACACAGAATTATGGGTGCAGTAGGGCTTCATGACAGGGGAGACGATAAAGCTGAACTTGGATATTGGCTGGCAGTCCCTTTCTGGAATAATGGATACATTACCGAAGCAGCAGAAGAGATCATGAGATTCGGGTTTGAAACTTTGAAATTCAATAAAATTTATGCAACACATTTTTTGAATAATCCCGCTTCCGGAAGAATCATGCAGAAAATAGGAATGGAAAAAGAAGCTTTACTGAAGCAGCATATCAAAAAGAATGAAGAATATCTGGATCTTGTTATGTATTCTTGTTTCAAAAATAAATATTGACATAATTCATTTACTGAAGATTATATTCTGAAAGAATCTCAATAAATGGAAAATAAAAAACAGTCTTTAAAAGACTGTTTTTTATTTTAGAGTTCACCGGTACAAGATACACAGTCCTTTCCTGGAATCGGATATATCCATCCTCCGCAGCAATCTGCAACGGGCTGCAGTCTACAGCCGATTACTTTTTTCCCTGTATTTGGATCAGTATAAAGGCATTGGTTAGGCCCAAGACCTCCATTTATTTTTGCAGTTTCTTTTCTTGTTAATTTTCTCATATATTTTAATTTGATTTTCTCAAATATAATTATTTATTCAATACGCTGTGAAAAATTACTTTGATTTTTGCGGACATGAGGTTATTTTTATGAAAAGTTGTAAATTGAAACAAAATGTCTCATGGGAAAAGTTATCTTTTGCTTCTTATTATTTTCATTGATGAACGGCCAGAAAAATATAGCCGGTGCTTACCATGTAAGTTCCGGAAACCCAGATGACGGCGGTTACAATTGGATGCTGCTCGAAAATCATAATTTTGCGATGGCCACTTTCGGGCAGATTATTGCTGGAAAATGGAGTATGGACAAGAATATTATTACTTTTACTCCAACAATACCTAAATACCCTTTTGATGTATATGGAAGATTTAACCCGAAGGTAAAAGGAACAAAAATAATGTTCAGCAATTTTGATATTAATGAAGATGCTTATGTGGGGAATTCTTCTGAAGAACTGCAGCCGGTATTGAATGACGATGCCAACTGTCTTCCTTTTCCTTTATTAAAAGAATTTGATAAACCCTTTAAAGATCTTGTTTTGTCACTGCCTTTATCTGAAAAACAAGAGAATCTGTCTTATACGGCTGCATTAAAAAAATACAATGATTTTATTATTATGTATTACTCTTCAAGAACTAGAATTCCTCCATTTCAGGCAGAATACAAAGATAAAAAGCTTTATTTTAGAGGAGATAAAGCTTCAAGAGAAAGAGAAGAGATCAATCCTAAAGATCTTAAAGACCTTAATAAATACATGGAACAAGGGATTACTGAACTTTCTAAGGAGACAATAGTAAGCAACGAACAATATAATATTGATTCTTTTGGGATGGAAGGGCAGGAGGATTTTGATAAAAAATCTTTTTTAGAACTCAACTACAGTTATGATCCTTCAAAAGAAATATATACCGCAAAATATCCACAGGCAGTTTCAGACGATGATGCTTATCATAATCTGAATAAGCTCTACAAATACAATAAAATTGAATTAAAGCCAAGTACGGTTTCTTACAAGGTATCAAAAAAGAGTATTTTTAATGTAACCTGTAAGTAATCTATCTTTTAGATCTAAAGAATTCTTTTACGATTCCAGAACATTCATTTTCCATAACTCCAGTTACAATTTCTGTTTTTGGATGCAGGGAAAGGTGTTTATTGATAAAGCCTCTCTGCTCGTCACGTGCTCCAATGACAACCTTAGAGATCTGCGACCAGGAAAGAGCTCCGGAGCACATTACACAAGGTTCTAAAGTAACATACAGCGTGCAGTTTTTTAAATATTTACCGCCTAAAAAATTAGCGGCAGATGTAATGGCCTGCATTTCTGCATGAGCAGTAACATCGCTTAATGTTTCAGTAAGGTTATGGGATCTTGCAATCACTCTGTTGTTGGAAACTACAATACAGCCGATAGGAACCTCATCTTTTTCTAATGCAGTTTCGGCTTCCTGTAAAGCCATTTTCATGAAATATTCGTCTGTAAACATGTATTATTCAATTGTCATCGTTAAAGGAAGTCTGAAACGGTATCTTACCGGATTTCCATTGATAGCGGCGGGCGAAAATTTCTCAGCAATAGAGTATAAGGCTATTTCTGCCTGTCTGTTAAAAGTAAAATTATCACCTTGAGCCTGAACATTGCTGATACTTCCATCTTTTTCTACAATAAAAGCAACAACTCCTTTCACTGTTTTTACTTCTGAGTTTACTCCCTCAGCATAAAAAAGGTGGGCAACTTCCTCCCTTAATGTATTAAAACCTCCAGGATATTCTGCTGTTTTTTCTGCGTTTACCGCAATTTCAGATGGATTTTCCAGTTTTGTGTTTTTATTTTGCAGCCTGTTGAGATCTTCAAGATTTTTCACTTTTAATAAAGCTCCAATTAACGCGACATTTTCAATGCTGTCCATTTTTTTCATGAAAAACAAGAAGTCCCTTTTTATGGCAGTTTTATGAAAATTGTCTTTTTCAGCATCAAACTTTTTTTTGAACTCAGTATTGAGCATAGTCCGGTGATGGTTGTAATAATTTTTAACCATTTTGAATTCTTCTTTCTGCTGTGAAAGGCAAAAAGAGGAAATAAAAAGACAAAAGAAACAAAGAAATAAAGATTTCAATTTGGACATATTTATGTAAATGTAAATAAAAAAATCTAAAATTTGAATATTTCGTTTTATGCCTCAATATAGCTGTTTAAAGATTCCTGCAGGTGGGTACGGATGTCTTCAACTAAAGACTTAGGTTCCAAGACAGTGACCTCTTTTCCATACGAAAGAATCTCCTGCATGAAATCGTATGTTGGATGCAAGAAAAACTCTAAATACAGTTCATCCAGAGTTTCTTTGGTTTCCTTCTGTGAAATATGAAGCGGAAAACTTTTAATATATTCACCCTGATGTCTGGAACATTTCAGGACAATTTTTTGTGGATTCTGTTCCGTTAAGTTCATTACTCCAAAAGCATTTTTAAAATGCTCCCTGAAATTAAAATTATACTTTTCCCGGAATTTCCCTTTGCTCACATCAAGATAATTAATCCTGTCCAGACCAAAAGATTTTAAAGCTTTGTCCTTGGTGTCAATGGCAATAAGATACCATCTGTCTTTAGATTCTTTTAAGGCTAAAGGGTGAACTTTTCGGGAAGTCATCAATTTATTTTTGTAATTGTAATGTTCAAAAGTGACCACTCTGTTATTACGGATCGCAAAGAATAGATCATAAAAGTTTTCAACTCCGGTCGGCTTTCGGCTTTCGAAAAAGATGTAGTTTGAAAAATCCGGATGAAGGTTTAAAGCATTGCTTACCTGAAAAGATTCCAATAATTTTTGGTTGTACTCATCCACTTCCATGATCGGGCGGCTTTCGATATAATACCGGTTGTCGCCTTTCTTTTTATTGTGAATCGAAAGATTGAAAAGATCTGAAATCTCCCGGATATCCCGTTGCAGGGTGCGGATAGAGTAGCTTTTGATGTCGGCATCCTGAAATTCAAAAGAGTTTAGAAGATATTCTTCCAACTGGGAATAAGTAGCTGGAGAACTTTCTAATTTCTTGATGATTAGGGCATATCTGGTCAGGTAAAAATCTTTTTTCATGGTCAAATTTTCTAAAACAAATATAGGTGCTTAATGCGACAAAACGTGTCGTGTTTTATTTTTGTGGATAAATTTTAAGTTTATTTTTTGCTGAGAAATGAATTATAAATTTAAGCTTTATAAATTCACATATTAATAGGAAGAATTTGTAATATGCTGTATTAAACAGGGAGTTACCTGTTCTAAATTGAAAAGATAATCCTCTTGTGAGGGAGGATTATCTATATTTAGGTTCAATACAATATATTTATTAAAGGGGCAGATAATTTTTTATATCATCCCTCATTATCTTTATCTGATTGTGAAGATATCTTGTTCCGTTGCTGTAATAATCCATTATATTTTGAGTGGAAGATTGTTTAAACATTAAATAGTTATCATGAACTTGTTTGATTACTATTTTGCGGTAGAGATAGTTTTCTCCTAGGATAATTAGGTAATCTCTTTTTAAAAAATAAGCTAAGGGTTCTAAAGTAACATATCCAAGATTGGGCTCTTTGTTCAGTTTTATTTTAGCTTTCTTATTAGCTTCAATACGCTCTTCAGATATTTGCATATTGCTGTTACATGCTGCTATATATTGGCCTTTAGTTTGGGTTGCATTTATTTTATATGAATCCGGGAACGCGCTGTATCTTGATTTTATACTCTCTCTATCTCTTTTATTATCATCATAATTTCTTTGCTGTTGACTGATAAGGTTATTAAGACCAGTTGTTAGAGAACTTTTTTTTGCGGTGATTCCTAAACTTGCAAAAATAGAACTAGAGGAGATCTGGGTGTCTTTTATTAATTTTAAAACTCCTGGAATATATTTGTTGTCGCTTTCAGGAAGTCCATTTCCAATGATATTTGTCCTTGCAGATTTATAACTTTCTTCTTCTGCTGTTTTGAAAAATAAATGGGGAAGTCCCAGCATGTGGCTGATCTCATGAGCATAAGTGATCTTATCTTCAATATTAGTGGAAAATACCAGCAGCTTATAATGATTAAGCGGTGATGTTCGGCTGTATGCTCCTGTATTGCCTGCTGATTGATATTCGTTTAATAGGATAACACCTCCGTCGTAAGTTTTGCTTTTCCCTCTAAGTTTTTTTTGATATTCTTCAAAAATAAGATTATCCAACATATTGCTTTTATCCGGACCTCCAATCTCATTTTGATTCTCTGCAAGAACTCCTTTTGAGCCAACTACTGCAAAATATTTTTTATTAGTCCAGTCCGTTTTATCAAAAGAATAATAAAAATCATCTAAATCTGCCGTTGCAAGATTGTCAAGCATGACTTGGTTTTCTATTTCTACTTCATATCCAGCTTGATTTAAGGAATTATTATTTAGATAATTCACGATATCACTTTGTATAAATTTCTGGAATAAATCTTTTGCTTTTACAGCTGGAGAATTATCTGAAGAGACATTGGCAATTACTCTAAATTTTAATTTTTGTATTTTATTCTCCATCATTTTAAAGCCGCCTACTGTAAATGGAGTTGAGCCCGGACTTTCCTGAAGGATTCCATACTCTTTCTCTGGTGCAGCCTTTAAACATTTTATTTTTAGAGTAAGGGGTTTTTTGTCGGCCGGGATCTGTTTTTCGGTTTTCTTTCCGTTTTTAATTCCATCAACAATCTCGAATTCATAGAAGTCGTCTCCAGTAATATTTATTGTTTCTGTAGTAATAGCAGCGGTAGATGTAAGATTTATTTCTAAAGCAAGTTCTATTTCCTGTCCGGGCTTTATGAAGACCCATGGAACGTCTGTTATTTGCCCCGGTTTTACTAATGTTTTATAATTCTCATTTACTAAATTTTTAGCACCAGTTAAATCTGTTGTTGTTTGAATAATATTTCCTAAATCTCTAGGATTGTTTGGGGTGATAGGCTTTTTATAAAAATATTCAAGATTTGAAAAATCGACACCTTGTATTTTTTGTATCTCTCCGGTTGAGGGATCTACATCAATCCAGTCGAATCCAAACTCACCATTGTAAGGATTTTTAAGTCTTACTTTAATAAAGTAGATTGTATTAAATACAAATAGTTTTTTCTTATTAGTTTTATAAACATCAACATCAGCAACCCCTATACCAGCCAGATTTCTAATATCTATATTTTTCATTTTTTTAAATTTGTGATTAGTAGTTAGAAAAATAGCGGTGATATTTCACACCGCTAATTCATTTTAATTGCTATCCAACAATTGTTGTTGGTAAGGTTGTGGGTTTCTCACCGGCTTGCAGTGTTGCTTTATCCATTAAAGAGAAAGAAGTTTCTGTTTCCAAATCCTTAGGGTTTTCACAGTTTTTAGGATCATCTTCTGGGAAGACAGGGAGTGCGTCTTGTACTTCCAGTCCTACAGATTTTGCCTGAAGAATTGTTAAGGTTGTCGGGATTCTTGTGATCCAGTATTTTCCTTGAGGATCTCCCGCAGGCTGTCTCAATTCGTCTACGATAGACATGTATAAAGGATCTCCGATTACCGGTACCTCGCCTCCGTTCCAGATTTTTCCTGTGCTCATGAAGAACTGTACAGCATCTTCAAAGCCTGGTTTCACGGTTACAATTACTCTTGCCATACCGGCCTGCAGGAAGTTTCTGAATAACGGATCTGTACTTTGTGACAGATACATTTCCTGCCATCTTTTTTTAGAGGCCCAGTAATATGGATAGAATGTGTAATCCATAATGCTCCATTCAAATGCCTGTTCCATAAACTTAGCCAGGGCAGTATACTGCTCCAGATCATCGTTTAGAATAACACTGAAATCCTGCATCTGCAGAGCATCATTCGTAAAGCTTTGTCCTAAAGCCGCATAGTCTTGTAATAAGTAAGCGATACAGTTGTGTTTTAAAATAACTGATTCCATTTCACGGTAGAAGTTGCCAAGTTTTTCTTTGTTGCTCGCTTCTTCTGCTTTGGCATCAGCCTCCAGCTGTTTTTGTTTAGCAAGGAATTCTTCATATGCTGTTTGATACGCTTTAATAATAGCATCAAAATTTTCCTGTTTCCATGCTTCAAATAAAGCAGGCTGTATTTCCAGGTTCATCTTAAGAGAAATATCAACAGTTTGAATGTTATATCCAGAATTTTTAAATACCCAGTTTCCGGATAAATTAAATCCGCCTAAAGAAAATACTTCTGAAACAGAGTATTTATGGAATCCGATTCCATTAGTGAAATCACCTGTTACTTCTATATTTCTGCTGCCTTTCTCACGCGTAGCTGTATAGGAAACATCTACAGATTTACAAACATAATTGGCTGGAATAGCAAGACTTCTCTGAACAACAATACAGTTTCCGCTGTCATTGAACTCGTCATGGATACTTTCGATCTGCTGGTCTTTTTCTTTAATATCTGTCAGTTTTACACCATAAATATCTGCCCAGTATGTTAAAAGATCTCGAGTAGCCGATTTAGCATCTGCCATTGTTTTAGGCGACGGTGCTTTTCTAGGATCTACAGGCTCTTTCAGGGTGTTGATTTTTGAAGTAGCTGTGGCTAACGTGTGAAGTCTTGCAGGTTCAGGGATCATAAATTCAAACATGGTACGTTTACCATAGTTGTAGATCTGATTTTTCATTTTCTTATCTACCCATCTGTATACTCCTGTAATATGCTGAGGATTTTGCTGGCTGGCTTGTCCTCTGTTGTCAAATTCGTGTACGTTGGTTTCCGTAAATTCTTTGATGATTTTCTGTACACGTTCTGTATTGATTTTCGTAAGAACACGTTCCATCGCACGTTCTGTAATTTCCTGTGATTTGGTTACGGCCTGTTTTGTACTGTCATGCTGAGAAGTTTTGTTCGCATAAGTACCTCCGATCTCGAATTTATAAACTTTTGTATCGTAAGAGAACTTTGTACTTGCAGTGATGTTCTGCTCTTTTTCAAGTTCTTTTGCAATCTCAGTCTGCATTTCGCTTCGCTGCGTTTTTGTGGTATCAGAAATTTTCTCTGTTTCAATAGACTCGGAAGTCGTATCTGTGATTTCAGAATAATCTCTTGCAACTGAAGACTTATGACGAAGCTCGCTGGCCATAACGTTTTCAATATTTGAAACTTCACCAGGAACGTAGGCATGAACGCTTTGCTCTACTTTAAGATAATCTGCAATACCGAGTCTTT
Coding sequences:
- a CDS encoding M1 family metallopeptidase — its product is MKKSIAVIFAFIISQFQAQQNAYYQQAAKYKMDIDVNAEKFTYQGNQTLTYTNNSPDELDVVYFHLYWNAFKPNSMMDQRVAAQGKNGDSRLQKDGISRLASIPKDQEGAQNIHWIKQNGKDLKFEIQETIMKVYLNEPIKPNSTTTFTMDWDAVIPQQIRRSGRNNREGVDMTMTQWYPKIAEYDYDGWATFDYIGREFHAPFSDFDVTIKIDKDYVIGAGGTLENPTEVKGYDPNAKIKAEKNKKATWKWTAQNMLDFAWSADRDYSIDAFQVPDGPKVYLVYQKNDKTKAWGEAQPYITKYFQIMNSHFGKYVYPSYAFIQGGDGGMEYGMCTMILGESKNIEDLMGLVAHEGSHSWFQQMIATNESMRPWMDEGFTSYAEGYVMYQLFPPKDQIPNPFAERLDAYRNFIKKGIEEPAVWLGDHHDNGTAYTYSTYIKGELYLVELGYIMGEENLSETMKQYFQNWSMKHPTDRDFLHIAQKVSGMDLKWFHHYWINTTKTIDYGIKDVKYDAKSTTITLVNNGQVPMPIDFSVITKDKKIVTYQIPTNLTHTWKKKDVYGDLKTMDYWPWTQKEYTITVPYTKSQLAVLGIDFSQRLADVNMEDNFVEVK
- a CDS encoding type III pantothenate kinase; amino-acid sequence: MNSIVINVGNSNIRFGLFDDDNCDISWVINTKPYRTADELYVQMLMLYQTYKIEPKEITKIIIGSVVPQLTKVVSAAIKKIHGILPVIVDRSTPSGVQAKSKQMGTDIYANLVAAHNMYPDRKKIILDFGTALTASCVAETGETLGVIIAPGIITSLNSLISQTAQLPEIELKKPKTVLGLDTVACMQSGMVYGFLGMVEGFIDRINDEVNDDCFVIATGGVSHVYKPLTDKIHITDRLHTLKGLYFLGKDL
- a CDS encoding GNAT family N-acetyltransferase translates to MKEFPVLLTQRLILSQLNESDIPFITEYLQDKIFSELTSNIPYPYTEEDAEFWLKMSREAFSNKTGYTFAVRDKEHRIMGAVGLHDRGDDKAELGYWLAVPFWNNGYITEAAEEIMRFGFETLKFNKIYATHFLNNPASGRIMQKIGMEKEALLKQHIKKNEEYLDLVMYSCFKNKY
- a CDS encoding nucleoside deaminase, translating into MFTDEYFMKMALQEAETALEKDEVPIGCIVVSNNRVIARSHNLTETLSDVTAHAEMQAITSAANFLGGKYLKNCTLYVTLEPCVMCSGALSWSQISKVVIGARDEQRGFINKHLSLHPKTEIVTGVMENECSGIVKEFFRSKR
- a CDS encoding WYL domain-containing protein → MKKDFYLTRYALIIKKLESSPATYSQLEEYLLNSFEFQDADIKSYSIRTLQRDIREISDLFNLSIHNKKKGDNRYYIESRPIMEVDEYNQKLLESFQVSNALNLHPDFSNYIFFESRKPTGVENFYDLFFAIRNNRVVTFEHYNYKNKLMTSRKVHPLALKESKDRWYLIAIDTKDKALKSFGLDRINYLDVSKGKFREKYNFNFREHFKNAFGVMNLTEQNPQKIVLKCSRHQGEYIKSFPLHISQKETKETLDELYLEFFLHPTYDFMQEILSYGKEVTVLEPKSLVEDIRTHLQESLNSYIEA